In Deferribacteraceae bacterium V6Fe1, one genomic interval encodes:
- the gyrA gene encoding DNA gyrase subunit A, with amino-acid sequence MEKNKGIIDISVEDSIKGSYLDYAMSVIVGRALPDVRDGLKPVHRRVLYAMHEMGVAHNKPFKKSARIVGDVIGKFHPHGDAAVYDTVVRLAQDFSMRYQLIDGQGNFGSVDGDSAAAMRYTEIRMSKIAEEMLADIDKETVDFIPNYDNSMVEPVVLPTKIPNLIINGTSGIAVGMATNIPPHNLREIIDALVYIIDNPDYSHEDIFKIVKGPDFPTAGIIMGISDIRNAYLTGRGSIKVRAKAEIEEFKNGKQQIIITQIPYLVNKATLIEKIAELVRDKKIVGITDLRDESDRDGIRVVIEVRRGELPDVILNQLYKFTQLETSFGFNMVALVDGKPQTLSLFKILEEFLNHRVVVVTRRTQYLLKKAEERLHILEGLKIAVENIDEVIKIIKSSNDTASAKLNLMNRFNFSDVQAQAILEMRLQKLTGLEIDKLLEEYKNTLKNIEYYKSILSSNKVLMGIIREELIEIKDKYGDERRTVIEADTEELLIEDLIPDSETVVTITHNGYIKRTLLSSFTSQRRGGKGKSATLSKGDDFVQKLILSTNHSKLLFFTNKGRIHFLKTYELPESAPGTRGRHIANLLSLESDEYIASAISVSESTKDKCIFMCTKYGTVKKVDIEQFKSGRSGMIAIKLKDGDEIIGSELTSDEDNIILATKKGKTLQFSSKDVRPMGRNAVGVKGISLSKDDRVVSMEVISGHPFILTVTTNGFGKCSLVTDYRIQNRGGKGLKLAKITEKTGPVVGARQVKMEDDIMLIVKSGKIIRISVSEIPVLGRDTQGVKLMNTGEDKIISIAVVKED; translated from the coding sequence ATGGAAAAGAATAAGGGTATTATTGATATAAGTGTAGAAGATTCCATAAAGGGGAGTTATCTAGATTATGCTATGAGCGTAATCGTTGGGAGAGCTTTGCCCGATGTTAGGGACGGATTAAAGCCTGTCCACAGAAGAGTATTGTATGCAATGCATGAAATGGGCGTGGCCCATAACAAGCCGTTTAAAAAGTCTGCAAGAATTGTGGGGGATGTAATAGGTAAATTCCACCCTCATGGTGATGCTGCTGTATATGATACAGTTGTAAGATTGGCTCAAGATTTTTCTATGAGATACCAATTAATCGATGGTCAGGGTAATTTTGGTTCGGTTGATGGCGACTCAGCGGCGGCAATGAGATATACGGAAATAAGAATGTCTAAAATTGCTGAAGAAATGCTTGCTGATATTGACAAAGAAACGGTAGATTTTATTCCCAATTATGATAATTCAATGGTTGAGCCTGTTGTATTACCGACAAAAATCCCAAACCTTATAATTAACGGTACAAGCGGTATTGCCGTTGGTATGGCAACAAATATTCCACCCCATAATTTGCGTGAAATAATAGATGCTCTTGTGTATATTATTGATAATCCAGATTATTCTCATGAAGATATTTTTAAGATAGTAAAAGGACCTGACTTTCCTACCGCCGGTATTATTATGGGGATTAGCGACATCAGAAATGCTTATCTGACAGGTAGGGGGAGTATCAAGGTAAGAGCTAAAGCTGAAATAGAAGAATTTAAAAACGGAAAACAGCAAATTATTATTACTCAAATTCCATATCTAGTAAATAAAGCGACGCTGATTGAGAAGATTGCGGAGTTGGTGAGAGATAAAAAGATAGTGGGGATTACTGACCTACGAGATGAGTCTGACAGGGACGGGATTAGGGTAGTTATTGAAGTAAGAAGGGGTGAATTGCCTGATGTGATTTTAAATCAGCTGTATAAGTTTACCCAGCTTGAAACATCTTTCGGCTTTAATATGGTTGCTCTCGTAGATGGTAAACCGCAGACGCTTTCCCTCTTTAAAATACTTGAAGAATTTTTAAATCATAGAGTTGTTGTAGTTACCAGAAGGACGCAATATTTACTAAAAAAGGCAGAAGAGAGACTTCATATTTTAGAAGGCTTGAAAATTGCGGTTGAAAATATAGATGAGGTTATAAAGATAATAAAATCTTCTAATGATACTGCCAGTGCCAAGTTAAATTTGATGAATAGATTTAACTTCAGCGATGTGCAGGCTCAGGCTATCCTTGAGATGAGATTGCAGAAACTAACTGGACTTGAGATAGATAAGTTATTGGAAGAGTATAAAAATACTCTTAAAAATATCGAATATTATAAGAGCATCTTATCAAGCAATAAAGTATTGATGGGGATTATTAGAGAAGAATTGATAGAAATAAAAGATAAATATGGTGATGAAAGAAGGACTGTGATTGAGGCTGACACAGAAGAGCTTCTTATTGAAGACCTTATTCCTGACAGTGAAACAGTTGTTACAATTACCCATAATGGTTATATAAAAAGGACACTTCTTTCCTCTTTTACTTCTCAAAGAAGGGGTGGTAAAGGTAAAAGTGCGACACTAAGTAAAGGGGATGATTTTGTCCAAAAGCTTATTTTAAGCACAAATCATTCCAAGCTTCTGTTTTTTACTAATAAAGGCAGAATTCATTTTTTAAAAACTTATGAGCTACCTGAATCAGCTCCGGGTACAAGGGGCAGGCATATTGCTAACCTTTTAAGTTTGGAGTCTGATGAATATATCGCTTCGGCAATATCTGTTAGTGAAAGCACAAAAGATAAGTGTATATTTATGTGCACAAAATACGGAACTGTTAAAAAGGTTGATATTGAGCAGTTTAAAAGCGGTCGTAGCGGTATGATTGCTATTAAATTGAAAGATGGGGATGAAATTATAGGTTCGGAATTAACTTCCGATGAAGATAATATTATTCTTGCAACTAAAAAGGGTAAGACACTTCAATTTTCATCTAAAGATGTAAGGCCTATGGGAAGAAATGCCGTGGGTGTAAAAGGGATTAGTTTATCAAAAGATGATAGAGTTGTATCTATGGAGGTTATTTCAGGCCATCCATTTATACTTACTGTTACTACTAACGGATTCGGCAAATGTTCTCTTGTGACTGATTATAGGATTCAAAACAGAGGCGGCAAAGGTCTTAAACTTGCTAAAATTACTGAAAAGACAGGTCCTGTTGTAGGCGCAAGACAGGTAAAAATGGAAGATGATATAATGCTCATTGTAAAAAGTGGTAAGATTATTAGAATAAGTGTATCTGAGATACCTGTTTTAGGTAGGGATACTCAAGGTGTCAAGCTTATGAATACAGGGGAAGATAAGATTATCTCTATTGCTGTTGTAAAGGAGGATTAG
- the folD gene encoding bifunctional methylenetetrahydrofolate dehydrogenase/methenyltetrahydrofolate cyclohydrolase FolD, with protein MTTIIDGKALGVKIRGKIAEEVAEISKKVGRKPGLAVVLVGEDPASQVYVNMKEKACIEAGFNSSVYRLSQNTTTDELLNLIDELNKNDGIDGILVQLPLPEQIDERSVLYSIDPKKDVDGFHPFNVGLLNIGEDTLFPCTPYGVMKIFEEYGIELSGKNAVVIGRSNIVGKPMASLLLKGNATVTICHSRTKDIASICRNADIIVAAVGIPQFVTADFVKDGAVVIDVGINRVDGKLVGDVNYSDVFDKCSYITPVPGGVGPMTIAMLMFNTLKSFKIRSNQL; from the coding sequence ATGACTACCATTATTGATGGCAAGGCTTTAGGTGTAAAGATAAGGGGCAAAATTGCTGAAGAAGTAGCTGAAATAAGCAAGAAAGTTGGCAGAAAACCGGGCCTTGCAGTAGTCTTGGTGGGTGAAGATCCCGCAAGTCAGGTTTATGTCAATATGAAGGAAAAAGCATGTATTGAGGCTGGTTTTAATTCGTCTGTGTATAGACTGAGTCAAAATACAACTACTGATGAGTTGTTGAACCTTATTGATGAATTGAATAAAAATGACGGGATTGATGGTATTCTTGTTCAGCTTCCTTTACCTGAACAGATTGATGAGAGGTCTGTCCTTTACTCGATTGATCCAAAAAAAGATGTGGATGGATTTCATCCTTTTAATGTGGGGTTATTAAATATTGGGGAAGATACTCTATTTCCGTGTACCCCGTATGGTGTTATGAAAATATTTGAAGAATATGGGATTGAATTATCCGGTAAAAACGCCGTAGTTATCGGAAGGAGCAATATTGTCGGAAAGCCGATGGCCTCCCTTTTGCTTAAAGGGAACGCTACTGTAACAATATGTCACTCAAGGACAAAAGATATAGCATCAATATGTAGAAATGCTGACATTATAGTTGCAGCGGTTGGTATTCCTCAGTTTGTGACGGCTGATTTTGTCAAAGATGGTGCCGTTGTCATTGATGTTGGAATAAATAGGGTGGATGGCAAGTTGGTAGGTGATGTTAACTATTCTGATGTTTTTGACAAGTGCAGTTATATTACCCCTGTACCCGGTGGTGTTGGGCCTATGACAATAGCTATGTTGATGTTTAATACATTAAAATCATTTAAGATAAGAAGTAATCAATTGTAA
- the mnmE gene encoding tRNA uridine-5-carboxymethylaminomethyl(34) synthesis GTPase MnmE, protein MDTIFAPITPVVNSAVIVVRISGPDATGISALFRKKSGENFKYFEHRKVYHLDFLYNNTPIDGVLVYFFKSPNSYTGEDVVEVSFHGNPKIVSMAFSEFNRLGFRYAEPGEFTKRAFLNGKIDLSQAEAVNELISSKSEFAVMRSFEQLKGNLKADLLGFKDTLLDILSIVEVFVDFPDEDIDEEQILFCKGKLSSILDNLLILLDNFNKIKYLKSGISVSIIGKPNVGKSSLLNVLLNENRAIVSDIPGTTRDYIEGMIMIGDLPVKFIDTAGIRAADSSIEAFGIEMSYERVKDADIVLLVFDVSSALTDEDYKLLELVKNKNVIVVGNKSDKDKILDYSCDVYVSTKTKEGVRALQDMIYQSALGVDFDKMNQTYLITERHYSTFKEVYDVLFALFNNFDIERLDLISIDLHYCLDKITEITGQKYTNELLDNIFSKFCIGK, encoded by the coding sequence ATGGATACAATATTTGCGCCGATTACTCCGGTTGTAAACAGTGCAGTAATTGTTGTAAGAATCTCAGGCCCTGATGCTACTGGTATTTCTGCTTTGTTTAGAAAAAAATCAGGTGAAAATTTCAAATATTTTGAGCATAGAAAAGTTTACCATCTGGACTTTTTATATAATAATACCCCTATTGATGGTGTCTTGGTTTATTTTTTTAAATCACCAAATTCTTATACAGGTGAAGATGTTGTGGAGGTATCTTTCCACGGTAATCCCAAGATAGTATCGATGGCTTTTTCGGAATTCAATAGGCTTGGTTTTAGGTATGCAGAGCCCGGAGAATTTACGAAAAGAGCTTTTTTGAATGGTAAGATAGACTTGTCACAAGCTGAAGCGGTAAATGAGCTGATTTCCTCGAAAAGTGAGTTTGCGGTGATGCGCTCATTTGAGCAGCTCAAGGGTAATTTAAAGGCTGATTTGCTTGGTTTTAAGGACACTCTCCTTGATATCCTATCAATTGTAGAAGTTTTCGTGGATTTCCCCGATGAAGATATTGATGAAGAGCAAATATTATTTTGTAAGGGAAAATTGTCGTCTATTTTGGATAACCTACTTATATTACTGGATAATTTCAATAAAATAAAGTATCTTAAATCAGGCATATCTGTCTCAATTATAGGTAAGCCGAATGTTGGGAAATCATCCTTATTGAATGTGTTGCTTAATGAGAATAGAGCAATAGTGTCTGATATACCGGGCACGACCCGTGATTATATTGAAGGGATGATAATGATTGGTGATTTGCCTGTGAAGTTTATTGATACTGCAGGTATTAGGGCGGCTGATTCAAGTATAGAAGCTTTCGGTATAGAAATGAGTTATGAACGGGTTAAAGATGCGGATATTGTTTTGTTGGTCTTTGACGTATCTTCAGCTCTTACTGATGAAGACTACAAATTACTTGAGCTTGTAAAGAATAAAAATGTTATTGTAGTCGGTAATAAGTCTGATAAGGATAAGATATTGGATTACAGTTGTGATGTGTATGTTTCTACTAAAACTAAGGAAGGGGTTAGGGCATTGCAAGATATGATTTATCAAAGTGCTTTGGGTGTTGATTTTGATAAAATGAATCAGACTTATCTAATTACCGAGCGTCATTACAGTACTTTCAAAGAGGTTTACGATGTTCTTTTTGCTTTGTTCAATAACTTTGATATTGAAAGATTGGATTTAATTTCTATAGATTTACATTATTGCCTTGATAAGATAACTGAAATTACGGGTCAAAAGTATACAAATGAACTATTAGATAATATCTTTTCCAAGTTTTGTATTGGGAAATGA
- the mnmG gene encoding tRNA uridine-5-carboxymethylaminomethyl(34) synthesis enzyme MnmG codes for MDMYEYNKKYDVIVIGAGHAGCEAALASARMGAKTLLLTIYIETIGQMSCNPAIGGLAKGNLVKDLDALGGEMGKNIDETGIQFRILNSKKGPAVRSSRAQADKKLYRDRMLAVLMNQACLDVKQGVVTDILVDNNEVRGVEVDFGSIFLSKRIILCSGTFLNGLIHIGEKSYKAGRMNEFPSVDLANNLKRLGFKLERLKTGTPARLHADTIDFSKLEIQYGDDDPRPFSFENETVKLPQLPCHIAYTNEKTHEIIRENLHRSPLYAGVIKGIGPRYCPSIEDKVKKFPDKNRHQIFLEPEGLDCKEYYANGFSSSLPIDVQYKMYRSLEGLENVEFVRPAYAIEYDFVQPTNLYPTLETKMIKGLYFAGQINGTTGYEEAAVQGFVAAINAVLSLDDKEPFILRRDESYIGVMIDDLVTKGVDEPYRVFHSRGEYRLLLREDNAEHRLIDYGRKFGLISEGRYRRYLGEKTDLDRLINLLSTTKVKLNSENEEYLSSLGVKLNEGTSCFDLLRRPEIDIYKLSKYVNINNFHRRVIEQAEINIKYEGYIKKQHTEAKKLSSLENVKIPDNILFEKISGLRREYVEKLNAIKPKTLGQASRIQGMTPAAISLLHIYIERERGKC; via the coding sequence ATTGATATGTATGAGTATAATAAAAAATATGATGTGATTGTTATAGGGGCAGGTCATGCGGGGTGCGAAGCCGCTTTAGCCTCAGCAAGAATGGGTGCTAAGACTCTGTTATTGACAATATATATTGAAACAATTGGACAAATGAGCTGTAATCCGGCAATTGGCGGACTTGCTAAGGGTAATTTGGTAAAGGATTTGGATGCCCTTGGCGGGGAGATGGGGAAGAATATAGATGAAACCGGGATTCAGTTTAGAATACTAAATAGTAAGAAAGGCCCTGCTGTTAGAAGCTCAAGAGCACAGGCAGATAAAAAGCTATATAGAGATAGGATGCTTGCTGTTTTAATGAATCAAGCTTGCCTTGATGTCAAACAAGGGGTAGTAACAGATATACTGGTTGATAACAATGAAGTAAGAGGGGTAGAAGTAGATTTCGGCTCGATTTTTTTGTCTAAAAGAATTATTTTGTGCTCAGGCACATTTTTGAACGGTTTGATACATATAGGTGAAAAAAGTTATAAGGCGGGGCGGATGAATGAGTTCCCGTCTGTTGATTTGGCAAATAACTTAAAAAGGCTGGGATTTAAGCTTGAGAGACTTAAGACCGGCACACCGGCAAGGCTGCATGCAGATACTATCGATTTTTCAAAATTAGAAATTCAATATGGCGATGATGACCCGAGGCCGTTCTCTTTTGAAAATGAAACAGTCAAGCTACCGCAGCTACCTTGCCACATAGCCTATACTAATGAAAAAACACATGAAATAATTCGTGAAAATTTGCATCGCTCCCCTTTATATGCCGGTGTGATAAAAGGTATCGGACCAAGATATTGCCCTTCAATAGAAGATAAGGTGAAAAAATTCCCTGATAAGAACAGGCATCAAATATTCTTGGAGCCTGAAGGACTTGATTGCAAGGAATATTACGCAAATGGCTTTTCATCTTCACTGCCTATCGATGTTCAATATAAAATGTACCGCTCTCTTGAGGGGCTTGAAAATGTAGAATTTGTGAGACCTGCATATGCAATAGAATATGATTTTGTCCAACCGACAAATTTGTATCCGACTCTTGAGACAAAAATGATCAAAGGACTTTATTTTGCGGGACAAATAAATGGTACTACCGGTTATGAAGAAGCTGCGGTTCAAGGTTTTGTAGCTGCAATAAACGCTGTGCTTTCTTTAGATGATAAAGAGCCTTTTATTCTGAGAAGGGATGAAAGTTATATTGGTGTCATGATAGATGATCTTGTAACTAAAGGTGTTGATGAGCCGTATCGAGTTTTTCATTCAAGAGGTGAATATCGCTTGTTGCTTAGAGAGGATAACGCAGAGCATAGGCTGATTGATTATGGTCGAAAATTCGGACTTATTAGTGAGGGAAGATATCGTAGGTATTTGGGTGAAAAGACTGATTTGGACAGATTAATTAATCTGCTTTCTACTACAAAAGTTAAGCTTAATAGCGAAAATGAAGAGTATTTGTCTTCTCTTGGTGTGAAGCTTAATGAAGGTACAAGCTGTTTTGACTTGTTAAGGCGTCCTGAAATAGATATATATAAGTTGTCAAAATACGTTAATATTAATAATTTCCATAGGCGCGTTATTGAACAGGCAGAGATAAACATCAAATATGAAGGATATATAAAAAAACAGCATACGGAAGCAAAAAAGTTATCATCTTTAGAAAATGTCAAAATTCCAGACAATATATTATTTGAAAAAATCTCCGGTTTAAGAAGAGAATATGTCGAAAAACTTAATGCAATTAAACCAAAAACATTAGGCCAAGCCTCCAGGATACAGGGGATGACGCCTGCAGCTATTTCACTTCTTCATATTTACATAGAGCGAGAGAGAGGTAAATGCTAA
- the rsmG gene encoding 16S rRNA (guanine(527)-N(7))-methyltransferase RsmG, translated as MLSRYYEFTESQYQKFEEFYNLHVNVPINLTRIKEKQDFFFKHILDSVYFTRFLNVEFEIGIDVGTGGGFPGIVLALIYPDKMFYLIDSIRKKCEHVAHFIDELKISNAKVINDRVENIKNLKADIIFSRGVGKVTDILKWTNNVSHETTAYLFYKGEDIETEINQAKNIISKRGLSYGNLRIQEPIQRSYLYFNSCSFLRVCPKTDI; from the coding sequence ATGCTAAGCAGATACTATGAGTTTACCGAAAGCCAGTATCAAAAATTTGAAGAATTTTATAATCTTCATGTTAATGTTCCGATTAATCTGACTCGAATTAAAGAAAAACAAGACTTCTTTTTTAAGCATATCCTTGACAGTGTGTATTTTACAAGGTTTTTGAATGTGGAATTCGAAATAGGGATTGATGTCGGTACAGGTGGCGGTTTCCCGGGAATTGTTCTTGCATTGATATACCCTGATAAAATGTTTTATCTGATAGACAGTATAAGGAAAAAGTGTGAGCATGTTGCTCACTTTATAGATGAGCTAAAAATTAGTAATGCAAAAGTAATAAATGATAGAGTCGAAAATATCAAAAATTTAAAAGCCGATATAATATTCTCAAGAGGGGTTGGGAAAGTCACAGATATTCTTAAGTGGACAAATAATGTTTCACATGAAACAACTGCCTACCTATTTTACAAAGGGGAAGATATAGAAACTGAAATAAATCAGGCTAAAAATATTATTTCCAAAAGGGGATTAAGTTATGGGAATCTTAGGATTCAAGAACCTATTCAAAGGAGTTATCTTTACTTTAATAGTTGTAGTTTTCTCAGGGTGTGCCCAAAAACAGATATATAA
- a CDS encoding anaerobic C4-dicarboxylate transporter, with protein sequence MLFMQFLFLLLMLYIGSRFGGIGLSVISGIGLLIEVFVFQMPPSSPPITVMLIIMAVVTCASILEAAGGLKYMLQVAERIIRSNPKYVVFLGPITTYLLTFLLGTGHAVYSIMPIIGDVALKNKIRPERPMAAASIASQLGITASPLSAAVVYYLSELSKVSSNITLFSILSVTIPATFIGVLAISLYSLKRGKELDEDPEFQKRLNDPIWRERILNTTQTTLGEKLPKAASQSVLIFLLAIVAIVIVALFPQIRTIGQGTKPLSMAVIIQMMMLAFGGIILLVTKTKVNKVPEGVVFKSGMVAALAIYGIAWMSDTYFKFAMPHFKDTITATVQAYPWTFALAMFVVSVVINSQAATCKMMLPVGLGLGLNPALLIGIMPSCYGYFFIPNYPSDIATVTFDISGTTKIGKFYFNHSFMMPGLVGVITACLVGYFISVIL encoded by the coding sequence ATACTATTTATGCAATTTTTATTTTTACTGCTGATGCTATATATCGGCAGTAGGTTTGGCGGAATCGGTTTAAGTGTAATTTCCGGTATAGGTCTTTTGATTGAAGTATTTGTATTTCAAATGCCACCTTCTTCTCCGCCGATTACAGTTATGCTTATCATTATGGCTGTTGTCACTTGTGCATCTATTCTTGAAGCTGCCGGAGGTCTTAAATATATGCTTCAGGTTGCTGAAAGAATAATCAGGTCTAACCCTAAATATGTAGTTTTTTTGGGCCCTATTACAACTTATTTACTTACTTTCCTTCTTGGAACAGGTCATGCTGTTTACTCTATTATGCCAATTATTGGTGATGTTGCTCTTAAAAATAAGATCAGGCCGGAAAGGCCAATGGCTGCCGCATCTATCGCATCTCAACTTGGTATTACCGCAAGCCCTCTTTCAGCCGCTGTAGTTTATTATCTTTCCGAACTTTCAAAAGTAAGCTCTAATATTACTTTGTTTAGCATTCTTTCCGTGACAATCCCTGCCACTTTTATTGGAGTTCTTGCTATTTCTTTGTACAGTTTAAAAAGGGGAAAAGAGTTGGATGAAGACCCTGAATTTCAAAAAAGGCTTAACGACCCTATTTGGAGAGAAAGAATACTCAATACTACTCAGACCACTCTCGGCGAAAAACTTCCTAAGGCTGCTTCTCAATCTGTTTTAATTTTCTTACTTGCAATTGTAGCAATTGTAATTGTTGCTCTTTTCCCACAGATTAGAACTATAGGTCAAGGCACAAAACCATTAAGTATGGCTGTAATCATACAAATGATGATGCTTGCTTTTGGTGGTATTATATTACTCGTAACTAAAACAAAGGTTAACAAGGTACCCGAGGGGGTCGTATTTAAGTCAGGTATGGTCGCTGCTCTTGCCATTTATGGTATTGCGTGGATGAGTGATACATATTTTAAATTTGCCATGCCACATTTTAAGGACACAATCACTGCGACTGTTCAGGCTTACCCATGGACATTTGCTCTTGCAATGTTTGTCGTATCTGTCGTTATTAACTCACAGGCTGCTACTTGTAAAATGATGCTCCCTGTAGGGCTTGGTTTAGGTCTTAACCCTGCACTTCTCATAGGTATTATGCCTTCATGTTATGGATATTTCTTTATACCTAATTACCCTTCAGATATCGCAACCGTTACATTTGACATATCCGGTACCACCAAAATTGGTAAATTTTACTTTAACCATAGTTTTATGATGCCGGGTCTGGTTGGCGTTATAACTGCTTGCCTTGTGGGTTATTTTATTTCTGTAATACTATAG
- a CDS encoding SelB C-terminal domain-containing protein, protein MIKVLIIEDNIDIAKLHERFTMKVDGYEVVGIANDIETAREMLEILKPDLILLDIYFPEKSGIDLLWEIRKKHLNTDVIIITAAKDADTLREGKLGGAFDYIIKPVILDRFIATLENYKKYHNELERKDYFDQESIDRIFKPEVALSSTNQETPKGIDKLTLTKIIDILNGQDEEITASELKDMIGVSRNTARRYLEYLREIGIIDVNIDYGTIGRPEKKYILVCKKFKNT, encoded by the coding sequence ATGATTAAGGTATTAATAATAGAAGATAATATTGATATTGCAAAACTTCATGAACGCTTCACAATGAAGGTTGACGGTTATGAGGTTGTTGGAATAGCAAACGATATCGAAACAGCGAGAGAGATGCTTGAAATATTAAAACCTGACCTTATACTTTTAGATATATATTTTCCTGAAAAATCAGGCATCGATTTGCTTTGGGAAATAAGAAAAAAGCATCTCAATACAGATGTTATCATCATTACTGCCGCAAAAGACGCTGATACTCTAAGGGAGGGAAAACTTGGCGGTGCTTTTGATTATATCATAAAGCCTGTTATTCTTGACAGATTTATTGCTACTCTTGAAAATTATAAAAAATATCATAATGAACTCGAAAGAAAAGACTACTTTGATCAAGAATCGATTGACAGAATCTTCAAGCCGGAAGTTGCTTTGTCTTCAACTAATCAGGAGACACCGAAAGGGATTGACAAGCTGACTCTCACTAAAATTATAGACATTTTAAATGGACAAGATGAAGAGATTACTGCATCGGAGCTAAAAGATATGATTGGGGTAAGTCGAAATACTGCAAGGCGTTACCTTGAATACTTGCGTGAAATTGGAATAATCGATGTTAATATTGACTATGGTACAATAGGGCGGCCTGAAAAGAAATATATTCTCGTGTGCAAAAAGTTCAAAAATACCTAA
- a CDS encoding sensor histidine kinase, translating to MKFNFLNTIRGKLVFFISFLVLFQLLVSFATFYIFLTQFVELNSGQKALNLAVSLSKMGDVISSVKNSNNDIQKVIEDIREKTDAAFIVIAKKDGTRLTHPNINMIGEKFVGGDYYRAVEKGESYVSSSVGTLGPSIRAFAPIYDNNEIIGFVSVGYLKETIFNIIFNYLLIGLFFVCMMFLAGLVAVVLISNHIKKITLNLEPKDIANLYLEREIVFDSLREGIIAVDNNLNISFLNQSAKKVLSDLSVSVHEFVGNVAKKYFIEDKLIGDFIKDSEYSISGITLLFNISKLEYNGMNTGFVISFRRKDELDTLKKELIDLKKLSEILRIQSHEYSNKLHIIGGLIQLNEYEEAANLIIRESKLFHSFLGFIENKIKDKYIAALLISKQSKASENNCNLILNEESSGLYSAVDNSDVLVTALGNIIDNAIEAACMKNKFNGIVEVTINQTDNDIEFTVEDNGPGIPDDKVIFEKGFSTKGKNRGYGVAIAKTIFDRFNAVIDISTSVKYNGAKISIKIPSGKRRDD from the coding sequence ATGAAATTTAATTTTTTGAATACAATCAGAGGCAAGCTTGTATTTTTTATCTCTTTTCTTGTGCTGTTTCAGCTTTTGGTATCTTTTGCTACTTTTTATATATTTCTCACACAATTTGTTGAACTCAACTCAGGACAAAAGGCCTTAAATCTTGCCGTTAGCCTATCTAAAATGGGTGATGTCATTTCGTCAGTCAAAAATTCCAACAACGATATACAAAAAGTTATAGAGGACATCAGGGAAAAAACAGATGCTGCATTTATAGTCATAGCCAAAAAGGATGGCACAAGGCTTACGCACCCTAATATCAATATGATAGGTGAGAAATTTGTTGGTGGTGACTACTATAGGGCTGTGGAAAAAGGTGAGAGCTATGTCTCATCTTCTGTTGGGACATTGGGACCTTCAATACGTGCCTTTGCGCCAATTTATGATAATAATGAAATAATTGGCTTTGTTTCTGTCGGCTACCTTAAAGAAACTATTTTCAATATAATTTTTAATTATCTTTTGATTGGCCTTTTTTTCGTTTGCATGATGTTTCTTGCGGGGCTTGTTGCTGTTGTATTAATTTCTAATCATATCAAGAAAATTACATTAAATCTTGAACCCAAGGATATTGCCAATTTATACCTTGAAAGAGAAATTGTTTTTGATTCCTTGAGAGAGGGTATTATTGCTGTTGACAATAATTTGAATATCTCTTTCTTAAATCAGTCCGCAAAAAAGGTGTTGAGTGATTTATCTGTTTCGGTTCATGAATTTGTAGGAAATGTTGCAAAAAAATACTTTATTGAAGACAAATTGATTGGCGATTTTATAAAGGATAGTGAATATTCCATATCTGGTATTACACTACTTTTTAACATTAGCAAACTTGAGTATAATGGCATGAATACGGGCTTTGTCATCTCTTTTAGAAGAAAGGATGAGCTTGATACACTTAAAAAGGAATTGATAGATTTAAAGAAACTGTCTGAAATTTTGAGAATACAAAGCCATGAATATTCTAACAAACTTCATATTATAGGGGGGCTCATCCAATTAAATGAATATGAGGAGGCTGCAAACTTAATTATAAGGGAATCTAAGCTATTTCACTCTTTTCTCGGTTTTATCGAAAACAAGATTAAAGACAAATATATAGCAGCACTCTTAATAAGTAAGCAAAGTAAAGCCAGCGAAAATAATTGCAATTTGATACTAAATGAGGAAAGTAGCGGATTATATTCCGCTGTTGATAATAGTGATGTGCTTGTCACTGCCCTGGGTAATATTATAGACAATGCCATAGAAGCTGCTTGCATGAAGAATAAGTTTAACGGCATTGTTGAAGTAACTATTAATCAAACAGACAATGATATTGAATTTACTGTTGAGGATAACGGCCCGGGGATACCTGATGATAAGGTTATCTTTGAAAAAGGGTTTTCAACCAAAGGGAAAAATAGAGGTTATGGCGTTGCAATCGCAAAAACCATTTTTGACAGATTTAACGCAGTTATTGATATTTCTACATCCGTTAAGTATAATGGTGCTAAGATATCCATAAAAATTCCATCGGGAAAAAGGCGAGATGATTAA